ttaatttttaatttttaattttttttaaaaaaaattaaactgtcATGTGTCAAGTCATGGTCATGACACATGTCAATTtgtgaaattttcaattttttaatttgtttttaaaaaactaCAATGTGGCAGGTCATGGTTGTGCCACATGGAAGACTAAGAGTGtctgttttcaatttaatctctctatttacaattttgattcaatatactcctccaattttttaaaatgatctaaTTTTGTCCTCTTTGATCtaagaccaaattagtaattaaacttaattacaatttatatatacatgttaaaataacattttagaaTTTATGTATCAGATTACtccacctaaatattcaaattatttttttttagaagtgtaaaaaatttcaaatgaaaaaatgtaagaaataaaatgaatatttaggcagtgatttgatgtataaatgatcaaaattattttaacatgaatatataagttataattaagcttaattattaattttgtctcaaattagagatgacaaaattgaatcattttaaaaaataggggactaaattgaatcaaaattgtaaataaagggactaaattgaaaaaatcatTGTTAATCTGAGATGTGGAACAATCGTAACCTACCATGTGgcagttttttttatttaaaaaattaaaaatttcacgaATTGAGACGTGACACAACCATGACATGACACATggaagtttaatttaaaaaaaataaaaattttaaaaaaattgaaaattccacaaaatggTATGTGGCATGTAGAGAGATATGGTGTTAACATCAACTTAAAGAAAATTACCAAATTGAACTTctttaaagaattaaagaaccaaattgaaccaaaaaatattaagaggaccaaaatgactaattaaacctttattttttataatgttatagatgtttttattaaaattcacattgttattaaatattttggtttagagttacaattagtttaaaattagaatgaaaatagTAAGGATGGAGactaagtttaaaattttatatcaacgGTGTTAATTGTCATCCTTAAACTTATCGTTTCAGTTTTAAACTAATTATCACCTTAaacaaaaagtatttaataaaaatgtgaattttaattaaaacaacattataagttttatataaaatttatatttgttatcaattttgaaagggacaattgctcaattttaaataaaagtaggACTAAGTTGAACAAAAATAGcgaatataaggaccaaattgaatataaaacattgactctaaCACGACGACGTTGTTAGAGACACATAgacatttttctaaaaattaaaataaatttaaaaaacaaataaaaaacacaaagtgacacgtgataGTCACTATTTATTATCGTTAATTATttaggacaaaaataaaaaaattgaacaaaattaacgaaaattaagacttaattgaacaaaaaaaacaacattagaactaaaatgataaaattaaacgAAAATAGAGACCAAGCACGCAGGTGACAATATTACACATATCAATTATAAATCTAagagttaaattattattttgtcaaaGTTCGGGATGTAGCTCAGATGGTAGAGCGCTCACTTAGCATGTGAGAGGTATGGGGATTGATACCCCGCATCTccattttttcagaaaatgatttattaaattgacaatttgtatttatgtatgtttttcaatattttaatttattgggAGTGTGACAACATAACtcatttttagaataattatcaatcaaaatagaaaatgaacataccatattaattattatttttatcactaattatcgattttttataactaatactatatattttacaaaaactcAATATATTACTAGAATACTTTCTACTTTATTGTTGATTATAGATGTAGAAAACGttcctttaaataaaatgttgttatatatatacttgctatctcaatataaaaaattcaaaaccttaaattaaaaatggtaatattatttaatactcTTTTAGAAAgtacaaaaattataagaaaaaaaataaaaagatagagcatagtcttattattattacatcaaGCTTTCAATTTCTAGTGAAGAATGTATATGACATGTTTGAACCTAAGTGCATATCAACTATCCCAATAACTCTAATTGTGATTTcgattgtaatgagttaaatGCCCCATGTAGCATGAAATACAAAGTACAACTACTTagtattttcataattataattatatatatatatatataattttatatatatatatatatatatatatatatatatatatatatatatatataattatatatatatatatataatgaatttgattaaatttattcttttatttggtGTATTTAACTTTAAGTAATTTAATTGTGAATGGATTAAATggataaaaatagataaacgaaaatttttaatttatatatatatatatatatatatatatatatataattttaatatattttttataaatacttaaaaaaaacaaaaaggaaaatggaATACTTTTTTAAGACTAAATATAAAGTTATACATGAGTTAAAAAGTTATTAAGTAGCTTTATATGATGTTATAAGATCAGCAAAATTTCCACTTTATTACtcttaaaaaatacttttcaattttatatatatatatatatatatatatatatatatatatatatatattaaatacaactattaaattatacaatattatctgaataattattcaaaaaaattaatataaactaaatactcacaaatatattattaataattttcccttttttatattatataaagttcATCAGACGTGAAAATGAGGTTTTGGATAAAAACATTAGTTAactttaaattacataaaattataagCTTAATCTACTGAATCAAAACTATTAATTTaccttaaaatttaatattcataaaaaattaagtgaATTATGTTCATTTCCCTAAATTATTCTAGAATGCATGTAATCAAGTGATTTCTTGCACTTACTACAATGTCCCTGacattatgttttaaaatatttaagaaaatattaatgtaatgcaTAAATGCCAAATCTAATCTATAACTAGTATTAGtaatattttcaaacaatttaaaaagaGTTCAGTTGagaatatacaaaaaatttaaaagtatttttatgtaatttacacaaataaaactatttaatatatatatatatatatatatatatatatatatatatatatatatatatatatatatatatatatatacttaatgtGTGTTGTAGATCTATGATTGGAAAGTCATAACTTCAAAAATTGTGAAAGAAAACCAGTCTAACCTAATATTCAGTTGTGTGGATTACAACCATGAAagttatttcttatatttatagtttttataactttttgaatgTGAAGAAGATAGAGTGTGCATGCACCTTTGTCCTTTGTGAATATGAATGAACAGTTTCAGAAAGATGTGGATGGATGAATAGGGTGATGCTCATCTTCACCAACCTGCTCATAGCCAGCCTGTTTAAAGCTTCTGTGTTCTTTTTAGATTATTGCAACCGTGTTGAATCTTACCACCAACCTCTCTTTCGGTTCCTACATTAggaatgatattttttatttataaattatttttttaattcaaaaaatatatttattttctctttttatttcttgtacTAAAAATAATCACACATAATagtaaaatccaaaaaaattatgactattatttattattatatcataaaataaccATAAAAATCTATCATTAAATGTTAAAGATTACTTTTAGTCAAAGTGTTCTTCTACATTCTTTATATGACTTGAgatcttcaataattgaatcagaactaAGACTTGTTGCAATATttctttcaatataaatatcatactacttgttaaagaattttcaaattcattatatgtaattgTATGAActttagagagttgtttttccttttcttcaaattttgaagtcatgaaatttctcaaatttAGTTGATGtggatacatttttttttatcttaatcatAAACCTGGctcttaaaaaacaaacaattctTTTACTCTAAACCACATGTAAAAGGAGAATAGTTTGGTTCAAAAAAAACAAAcgtaaaaaatgaacttactcaaaaagaagaaattattcGGTCCAAAATGATTCTTAAATCCTCATTTCAATGTGGTGAAActtcattttgaaaatcataaaaGATTGAGGTTGAAGATGGAGTTAGAAAGGAGAAGTGAGAAAGAGATAGGGATATGGAAGagagagaaacaaaaaaaaaagaaaaaaagagtaaaaaagggaaaaactttgttttcaagttttttttttaaaataaactaacttaatatatatatatatatatatatatatatatatatatatatataattgttatttatattacattttatgTTAAGTAGGAAAACATAGACATTGTTTGATATTAGTATATATTGTTgacattttttataacaatattttttattatcatatttatgtttgattatcatatatatatatatatatatatatatatatatatatatatatatatatatatatatatatatatatatatatatatatatatatatatatatatatatatatatatatatatatatatatatatatatatatttgtatcactctttattataaatatatttatcctATGTGTATTTTTAAAACAAGGAAAATGaactatatataatgttttttgtatatttagcaataataatataattttaaaatatatttaaaaaataaaataaaaaagttttggaGGAATCGTTGCTCCCATTGGTCCTTAAGAAGGACCGTCCCTGATGATAAGAGGTTGGATCGGGTTAAACACGGATAGTGTCTATCTACAATTTGATCTACAACAAAAGTATTCAACATTTTATGTGTGCCATTACTTGTTTActtgttgaaaaaaatgttttatagattttttaaaattcattgatatttatagatatctaaaaaaatatgtatgtttaaaatttttaaaataaaatcataaaaaataaaaaatataatataaatttataaattaaattttaattaaatttaatctaataaaatataaattgcattttaattttaattttttatgaataataaatatctataaatacagataatataatatcatatctAATCTATTTATAAAGAGGTATTAAAATATCTTGGGTAAATAATTTTGTCATCTATTATGCATTCTTAATGAGTTTCAAAATTTAGCACATAGAAAGTTAAGTCTACTATTTTCATATTGTGAAAAGATTATGATTATGAGATTGAAGGCTCATTAACTggtacaataataaaaaaatattatattattaataaaattggaGATTACAGTAATAGTTTAAGACATTGCCATTCAATTATAAATCATGgttatatgatttttaaatactagaatAGAATAAGACTTACGAAACACTTATTACATAAGTCACATCAAAAGTTACTAACAAATGTCAACTCGTTAGACCACCAATTTTGAACCAAGAGAACATCTGGCCAACTTTTGGGCACACAACGTGGGATTTTGGCAATTTTAGGTGCATCATTTAGCATGCAGGGACACTCTATTTATTTGGGACAGAGACAACAAATTcacaaaatttatgtttttacattttcatcaattgtcataaaaaaagatttataaattaatatgtatttaaattttagagtGAAAATGGGTTTCAATTCAACGAAACCTTATGAATTTATCCACTGAGTATTTGAggttttcttttatcatattcAATACATGTTTTctgtttaactttttcttttattatttcaagAAAGATCtaagaatataattaaagactaCACTGATAGCTATATTTTATACTACTTTTGTTTAAGGTGTTTTATCTATGTTCAgctaaaatcatttaattaaaatatataggtttaattaaatttcaagttcataataaatttgaaaaattttaattagtttccTAATAAATCTTTAAGGTTTATTGCATACTCAATTTCAATTAATTGGATGATgtgatttcaatttcaattaatcGAATGATGTGATTGTTAACCGAgtgatagaaatattttttttaacccaTCATCACTTCATTAAAACATCacaaagttgaaaaaaaaaaactacagtaaaaattcaattaaaaaatataattttattacatacTTAATAGACCATAAAAGTATATTAGGAAGTCAATTCAATTCGAAAAATACAATcttattaaatactaaatacatcataaaaatagattaagaattcaattgaaatttaatatatagaTAACTCAACTTAATTAAGATGATATATTCAAACTAATTTCCAATTGTATCCGAAATTTACTATTCCGTGCAAAATTATTAtcccaattgaaaaagtaaattgaCATTCACTATTCCCCTGTTAACAAAATAGCAGGCACTAGTTTCACCCTGTTATTTTCCTACTTTTGGCAGTATACATTGTACGAAGTTACTTGGCCGAAACACACTGTATACGActctttttaagattttaaattagaaCAATAATCCTTTAATCCACTTTTATctaatgattattaaaatactagattaaaaataataaaaaaaataagttaaaatatcatttttctttaaattaaaagttataacaGGTCAATAACCCTCTCATTTTATACCATCATATTACAATTGTTACTCTTAAAcaatttaacttatattttaattaaacattttagttttaaaaaaagttataaatctACTTGTTGGAAAAAGGTAGGTGTCAAATATCATGAATATCCGCTTTGTGAAGAAAACCATCAATCCACACTTACAACTTTGAATCATATAATGGTATATTacgaaataaaacaaaatttccacCATGGTACAAAAGCTATATCGCTACATCTAATgcataaataataactaaataaaaccAATACTCAACAAAACAAAACCTCTCATGTGGGTGCTCTTATGATCTCATAGCACATAGCAGTACTTTCTCTATCTCACAAATCCAAACATCAATACAGCAACATTCCCGGAAGCAAAATCGATGCATTTAACAAGCGTCGTTGTGAGGTAGATGAACTCCCAAAAATGAAGCTGGCCACAGAAATGATGCGAAAGGAAAAGGAGTTGTTCTATTCCAAGCTTTTTAGAGGATGGAAATAGAGCCAACTTataatttacataaaatttCCTAAAACCTCCAATGCAACCATAAGTTATTACTCACTGATTGGGCCCAGCTCAGATGGAACCTTAGGAGGTGAATCCTGTTCAGATGTAACACTATCAGGAGCTGGAATATCTTCGTCTGCGTTATGGTTAGGTGGTTGCTCAGTCGCCTCCCCCTTCAACTCATTCTCACTATATAAATCCTTTTGAACAGGAACACTTATTTGCTGCTGTGATGAAAGAACATCTGCGATAGCCTTAATAGCAGCAGATGCTTCATTGCCATCAACTGTATCATCTATGTCAACACCATTAACATTAGGTTCTTCAGACCCTTCTTCCTGCTTAGGAGGAGGAACAAAAAAGGGAATTCTACCCCTCTGCCAGTCATGAAGTACCATTTTTGCTCCAGTCATCAGGTCAGGCTCACCACCCTGAAACAACCAACATAGGAAATAGTCACACAGTACGTTATCCAATCTTATTACTTAAACAGAAGTTGCTTTTCATTGGATGGATCAATTAAATAGATCACAAGACACCATTAAGTTCAGTAGCAGATTGGCTTCTGACTCTCAATAGTCAGCCAACCCATATTAGAAGAGGATGCATACAGAAAGCGTATCTAGTCTCGGCCAAATTGAGCATAGCCAAAACACATTAGTAAAGCTGTTCCCTTTCCTCGACAACAATGCTATCATGAAATAACTATCAGATGTTGAACTAATAATTCAGATCAACTAAAAAAGAATACCCTCAGAAGTTTGCCACTTGATTTGCAAAGCTGCAGTAAGAAGTCATTCTCGTCCTCCCTGGTGACAACAAAAAATCCTTCAGACATGACAGAACAGAAAAACAGGGTGAAAAGTTACTGCAAGGTATAATTCTGTCATTTTTTGTTTACTTGTAAATTGTCTAGTCTATAGTTAGCATGTGGGTTGATAGTATGCAATGGCATAAAAATGTTCTACATAAACTACAACAGCACATTATCAGAGATGAAGATTTATCACTGGATTGGCAAACTTTGGATATTTCAATCAAACAAACACACGAATACAAAAGGAGGACACACTATACAGTTAACCACATCTACAGCACAAAGTTGAGGAGACAGAACCATACCAATCTTTTATTTTGTATGCTCTCTCCAAATGTGCTTTCTTCACACGTTTCAACACCTCGCCTATATGGTCTGCAGCATCTTTCAAATTAGTTACCCGCACCTGAAAGTAAAACATCAATTAGCATGACtgtattgaataataataataatataatcaacCACAGAAAAATTAAATCCACTTCTACAAACAAAAGCAAGGAGCACATTGTCCACTGGACAAGCAAAACAAGTATGCCTCCTGAAAATAAGACTACAACATCAGATTACCAAACTAAAACTATGATGGTGCAGGAGATGTCAAGTTGAAACTAACTTCATCTCACTCAAATATACTATCATATATCAGCAATAGATAGTCACCATTCTGATAAATCAGGGAGAAAAACATTAACCACCTTCATATTTTTTGTGACATCAAAGTTTTTTAACAGTTTAACTTGTGTGTCAATACCTGGATATAACACCCAATTAAGTAAAACTGGTCATTCATCCTTTCAAAATACAAGAATAGTTTCCTGGACTCTAGTCCAACAAATCACAGTGTAATCAAATTAAGCAACCCAACAAGTTAGATGATATCACAGGAGACAACTAGGTTGATTAGATTACATTAAACCATATCCCTAGACAGTTTTAACCATTACAACACCAAAACCTTTTCCcgacttggtgaaattgcctaCAAGGACTAAAGGACTACATCAATTCATTAAACTACACTAATAAAATAACCATTAAAACAAGTCTGAACAAAACATTCTTGATAAAAGCACATGACAACCAAAATTAGAGAAACCAGAAGGTAACCTACCACACCCTTCAACACAACATCTGTCTCAGAATCATTGTTGTGGTAGACTACACCTGGACAATCTATCAAAAAGATTCTCTTCGTAAGCGTAATATACTGCCAGACTTTCGTTTCCCCTGGAATTGGAGCAACCTTGCAGACCTTTCATCACATATAGTTAGATACATGTTAGTCAAATTGTTAAAGTGATTATTTCACAACAATAACTTAATACTTCAAAATATCATGCTGCCATTAGAGTTTGCATACACGCATAAGCAAAAGCTTAAGCAAAAAATGAGAAGAATTAAAGGAGATAGAACTATTACATTCTTTGTACGCAAAGTGTTGATTACTGATGACTTCCCAACATTTGGATATCCAACAAATCCAACAGATATTGCTTGCTTATCCCGTTTCAAACGTGCAAATTGTCTAAGTACTGATAGAAGAGAACCCTAAACACAATAATGACAAATAAGAAAGCAGAACATAGCAGATGCACAATAGCTATATCAAATTTCAGTTATATTTCtatcataaattaataaaattggcagataaagtaaacaaaataaatgaaagtgtATCAGACATACTTTTCCAAAGGACTTGTTAATGTTTGCATGGAATGCAAGAGTTGGAAATTCTTTAGACAAAACTCTAAGCCATCCTTTTGTTGCCCAAGCAGGAACTAGATCACACTGGAAAGGgagaaacaaaattaagtttgttTTATGTCACAAAATAGCAATACAGGGCATTTAACATTTTAGATTAATACTA
This region of Vigna unguiculata cultivar IT97K-499-35 chromosome 5, ASM411807v1, whole genome shotgun sequence genomic DNA includes:
- the LOC114185172 gene encoding nuclear/nucleolar GTPase 2: MAKKKEKKVNVSGKPKHSLDVNRSNDTKKERRSAATVRRLKMYNTRPVRDRKGKVLSNEFQSKELPSTRIQPDRRWFGNTRVVNQKELEFFREELQSRMSSNYNVILKEKKLPLSLLNDHQKQARVHLLDREPFQDAFGPKTKRKRPSLLAADYESLLKKADGSQDAFEEKYGSSASGEANDGDGFRDLVRHTMFEKGQSKRIWGELYKVIDSSDVVVQVLDARDPQGTRCYHLEKHLKENCKHKHMVLLLNKCDLVPAWATKGWLRVLSKEFPTLAFHANINKSFGKGSLLSVLRQFARLKRDKQAISVGFVGYPNVGKSSVINTLRTKNVCKVAPIPGETKVWQYITLTKRIFLIDCPGVVYHNNDSETDVVLKGVVRVTNLKDAADHIGEVLKRVKKAHLERAYKIKDWEDENDFLLQLCKSSGKLLRGGEPDLMTGAKMVLHDWQRGRIPFFVPPPKQEEGSEEPNVNGVDIDDTVDGNEASAAIKAIADVLSSQQQISVPVQKDLYSENELKGEATEQPPNHNADEDIPAPDSVTSEQDSPPKVPSELGPISE